A segment of the Lycium barbarum isolate Lr01 chromosome 7, ASM1917538v2, whole genome shotgun sequence genome:
TTGGCGAGGTCCCAACTGTGCCTTTTTTGTTGTAAATGACACTTTGGACTTTCGGAGAGTAGTGTAAGCTATCTTGTTCACCCTTTCCCCAGAAATATCATATTAATGGCATGGATAGGCTGAGGTACCTCGCCTGGCTTCCGCTCATGATTTATGCTCAGGTTAAGTTTAGCTCGGTTGCTAATATATTTCCTGAGATTTCCAGCTCGCAGGAGCTGGGCCACCTCGATCCTTAGGTTTGCGCAATCCTCTGTAGCGTGACTGTGGGTACTATGGAAGTGACACTACAAACTGGTGTTTCTTATATTCGGGTTGGTCCGGATCTCCTTCGGGAATCTGGCTTCCTTTATCGTCCTCATCACTACGACAAGTTCTGCAACATTTATGTTGAAATTATGTTCCGAGAGCCTTGGAGTCCTGGCCCCTTTTGACGTTGGTCCCGAGGGACGCGAGGCAATTCTATTGATGAGGCCTCAGACACTTCCAATATTTCCTCTGCTGGAATTTCCACCTGAAGGCCTGCGGACCTCGTATGGCTCAAATCGCTCCTTGTGACTTGCGATGTTTGCTTCGAAACCCGGGTCCGGTCTTTTTTCGAAGCGACTACCTATTTCTATCGGAACCATTATTTTTTGATCCTCCTTAATGCATATTTTATATAGCTATCTGAGGTTTATCTCGCTCTATGTTTTAGCCAGGAATTCCCTCAGACTTTCTTTCAGCTTCCTGGAAGCGTTCGAGCTCTTTGAATTCAAACCATCCGCGAATGCAGCCGCTGCCCAATCTTCCGGGATAGCTGGCAACAACATTCTCTCCTTTTATAACTTGTCCACGAACCCTCGGAGCATCTATTCCTCCCGCTCTTTAACGAAAAACACGTCTTGTTTGTGCGCTTCAATCCTTCGCGCCCCAGCGTGGGCTTTGATGAAAGCATCTGGAAGGGAGGCAAAAGAGTCAATAGAATTTTCGGGCAAATGAGTATACCAGGAGAGTGCTCCCTTTATAAGCGTTTGATTAAATTTCTTCAGCATGACCAACTCGATCTCATGCTGCTTGAGGTCGTGCCCCAAGACAGCTGCTTCAAACATCGTTATATGTTCGTCCGGATTAATGGTACCATCGTACTTAGCTATATCCGACATTTTGAATTTCCTAGGTATGGGCGCGGGGGCTGCACTTTCTGGTTATGGAAACACCATACTTTCTGGCTCCCTCCCTTTATCATGGATGGGGCTCCTGGGATTTAACTCATCCTCTCAATCATCTTCCTTTCAACCCTAAGTAACCCTTCGGTGAATGCATCTATCCATTTTTTACCTACCTCGCCTTTTTGGTTTGCGGGGCCGTAAGGATCTTATTCGCGTCTGATTCGACGCCAAAGTCCCTGCCCTAGAATGCTTGGCCATGGTAGTCATGGCCCTTTCCATGCGTTGCATTCTCTCCTCCTGCGCCTTGAGCCCGGCCATCAATATTTCACTCGTTAGGGATCCTATCTTTTGAGCGGGTTTCTGCCCAGCAGGTTGGGATCGCACTAGACCCTTTCCTCCTAATGCGCGTTGACGCGGTTGTTCTGCTTCATTGTCATTTGGGACACCTCTGTTTCGCTCCTCACTAGGCTGCCTGTGAGGTGTCCCATCCCTGCTGCCCCATGCCCTTCAATGGATTCCTTCTCATGCTCGGATATTGGTACCTCTACCAAGTTCTTCATACCTCTCACCAACATTTGTGCGTCCTCGGTTCCCTGTATATCGCTCGAACTACCGCTAGACATGTCTTTTCAACGTATATTGATTTTGCTGGAATTTCTTGTAAGGAGAATTTCTGTTGCGAATCAGGACAACTCCATAGCTGTCTATCCCCACAGACGGCGCCAAACTATTTTCCGGTGAAAACAAATAATCAGTTAGAGATTGTAATTTATGGGTTTAAAGATAAGTAGGTCGTATCCAATCTCGGAAACTCTCCTCTTCGGGGTCAATGTTTCAGATTATCAAAGCTATATTGAAAGAACTGGGCTtaataaacaaagaaaataatgCAAGACAAACAAATATTTTAAGATCAGTCGATATGCCCGGATGTATATTGCTTAGAAATAGAAATGAGAGATAGGTTGCATGAGTGGAAGTGAAAGTGTCTTTAGCTTATATTATAAGCTATCTATAGAGAAATCGAAACAAGACTTTTCAACCCTAACGTTCGATTGATGTGACCCTACTGCACCCCCACATGCTTCCCTACCTCAGCGCTCTGATCTAGACCTGCTGATGTGACCTGAGTTGGTGGAAGTGGACGCCAGTTGTGGAGGCCCTCCCAGCCTTTCCGGGCTCCCAATCGCGGAGAATAACCCGGGCATGGATTTTGCCCGATTCAAACTTCAATAAAATTCACTCCGAGTTGTatcaaattaatactccctctgtttcaatttatgtgaacctatttcctttttagtccgtgccaaaatgaatgacttctttcctaatttggaaacaaattcactttatgaagtgatttacaaccacacaaatattcaagacttattttgaaccataaatttgaaaagtcttctctctttcttaaatgtcgtggcTAGTCAAAttggttcacataaattgaaacggagggagtagcttAATATATCTATAAAGCATAATTTGTGCTAAATTATTGATAAATTTAATGAGAACATTTTTAGTAACTTATATATAGAACAAAATACAATATTTAAACAAAACATCAAAAAATGTCACTCGTTAATTTACAATAAACAATAGAgagtccgtttggattggcttataagttgcttataagttgttttcagtttttttgagtgtttggctggccagcttaaagccattttgtgcataaaataagttcaaaaaactaattgggctcatttggcttagcttatctaaaacagcttataaactgaaaacagcttataagccaaaaaaaaaaaaagttagccaaactcaatttttttttttttttttgcttataagctgcttattttaagcccatccaaacaggctcacaATCTATAACCAAAACAATGGGGGTACAATACATCATAGTACAAAACAATACAATACCAAACGATGGGAGACGACCATGCAGATGAAACAAAAAGATTAGGAGCAACGAATGACAATGGAAACAAATCGATCTTTTTTTTTCAAactctttttttgttttgaatgAATGAAGTGGATCACACATCCTCATCATgagaataattttatttaattttaccCTCGCTTATAAGCTTTAGATGTGACAATGGTTGGGTTCCAGCAGCTATTAATGTCATTACAGTATCCCCTGCTTTATTGATCTCGGGATCTACAATCTTGTTCTGCTCTAAGCTCGTTTTACATCTTCCGGCAGCTTCACCTACATTGTGAAAGTCATAGTCATCTGTGTCTTCTATAAACCCTTTGTTCTTCGTCGTATGCTCTAGAATCCTCTCGAAACCAGACACCATATCGAGCCATTCCTGTTCACAAGAGGCATAGGCAGGATTTTCCGCTTTTTTTTTCAAAGTGTAGTCATGTGTTGTCTTTGTTAGGGGTATAATTTTTTTCATGATTGCCAATCCGAGGTCTAATTCTTTTGTTGCTGCTGCTGTGATTTGTTTGTCGTTTTTAAGGATGTCTGTACATAGCTGCTCTTCGGTGGTCGATTTGCAAGCTTGTGTTAAGAAATCTGTGTTAGCGTTGATGCTCTGTGAGGAGAAGAAACAGAGGACTGATGAAATAAGGGTGACGAGAATCGTGAGTTTTTGCAAAGAAGCCATTTTGAAAAGTTGTAAAGGCTTCTTTggcttttattatttttattttcattgCCTGAGTTTGGTTGGGAGTTATTTATACATGATTTTGAGTAACGAATTGACCTTGTTATTAGGAGAAATTCAGTGGTGAGATGTGTAGTTTTTTTTGTATGCTTCTCCATAATGTAAGGACTAGAGAGAGATAAGGAGAAAGCATATATAGCTAATTAAGTTGGTTGTTATATATTCTCCTGATTTTAGTATCACGAGTTTTACGCAGTAGCCAAAGGAGAAAACACAAAAACTGGTTATTCTGCCCTAGTAGCATTAGGATTTAAGTTATAGACAATGAATTTAAGTGTTTAATATGTTATAACAAGTTATTTAATTACCATTTAATCTGCAATAATATTGTACCTACTAAATGATCTAATAAGGTAAATTTTACAATGTCAGTGCTAAGAAATACAATCGAATAATTATcatacaccacaacaaaatgaGCAATTGGCAGCACTTTTTGCGAGCTAATTCAGAATAACTATCGTTAAAACGTACACTTAATTTCTTCAGTGATTGTAATAATttctaataataaaataatatttttttaggtATTTTGTGGCGGTTATTGAGCAATGTCCGTTTCAGATGTTGAGTTGTTTCACGACAATTTTTGAGAACTGCTTCAGATATTGAGTTGTTTCGTGGTAGTTTAGCTACATTTTCAATGGTTCTGATATCAAAAtattctaaaaaaaaattaatatgatggaaaatattttaATAAGCTTATGAAAAAttcttaattatattttttcaaGTTAGTAAAATTAATGATTGTTCGCAAAATAAAGAGTTTATCAAGCACAAAATTAGGAAAAGTTTAGTATTTTTATAATTTTAGACAAATTCCAAGAAGTATTAATTCAGAGTTGGATTACTATTGTTTTTTGCTAAAGTGAAAAATTTAATAATTGTatacaaattttaaaaatttgcTAAGTCTCAAATAATGAAACTTAAAatgcaaaaaataataataaaaaaaaatggttcCTTCATGAAACTAAAAACAACCGCATTATAAAATTAATGAGTTATTTTGGTAaacatttatttttcttttttctaagtaggcgtttggccatataTAGAAACCCaatgtttttcacttttttttttttgttggagctGTATTTGATTATAGTTTTGGCAAAAAATATATATGGttttttgaatgtattgaaagtgaaaaaaatgcgAAAACAagatttttagtgtttttcaaattctaaATATAACTTGGCattttcatgaccaaacgctaatttttcaaataaagtgataaAATTTCCCccaaaaaagtgaataattttcacggccaaacgggcccttaagTCTAATAACTTATCATGCAATTTTTACTCCAAATTCTTAAAAACGAAGTTTGTATATGACAagatacctatatatatataagtgtcatTTATGTTGTATTATATAATTTTGCTAAACAATCGTCAGAGCTGCCACTATATGTCTAATTGCGGCCATTATTCCATTGCTCCAAACCGCACAAAGCAGTTTTAGAAGACGCAAGTGCACATCTTAGCAGAAACGTAAAAGAAAGAACATAAGATTTAACGCGATTCGGATCAAAATGATCCTAGGTCCACCAGAGAACAGTTGTCTTTATATTATTAACAAAGGAAGGGGAGATTTTCCAATTACACCTAAGAGAATTGCTCTCTCAACTCTCTACTCATTACAATGTATTGTATGACTTTTGGGATGCTAAACAAAGAAGAATTGCCTCTCATTTTATAGGCATAAAATGACTTGGGCTCCAAGTGTGTACATGAGCTCTTCAATTCTCCTCGACATCTTAGCATTCTTTGGCTCCAAGCAATGCatcctttggctccaagtaattgagcatcctttggctccaagcaatgcatcctttggctccaagtaattgagcatcctttggctccaagtaatAGAAAATCATCCAACACATATCACATAACAAAAACCAACTTTTTCAATCTCCACCTTGGTTTGCATTTCGAGCATGCGTACGAACAACTCTGGCCAAAACTTCTAAGCTTATTGGGCAACCCTATTGTAAGAAACAAGAAGAATCAAACTATTGTTGAACATACCACATCCACCTAACAACTGTTCTCTTGGAGTTGCATCAGTTGATGCGTACTCCTGCTAAGTCCTTGCAGTGTGAAAACTTAGCGAGAGGGACTATCTTGGTCAATATGTCTGCAGCGTTATCGTCTGTGATAACCTTCACGACCTTGATAGTTCCCTCTTCAACAACATcttgaataaaataaaatctgaCCTCAATGTGTTTACTCTGATTTTTAATCAGATGAATAACACTCTGACTATCACATCTAAGGGTTGATTCCTGCTGAACCAAACACAATTCCGCCACCAAACCTTTCAACCAGATAGCTTCTTTCACCATCTCCGTTGCTGCCATGTATTCTGCTTCTGTCGTAGACAAAGCGACAATCGACTGCAAAGTCGATTTCCAACTAACGACACTGCCAACAAGAGTAAAGATGTATCCAGTTGTGGACCTCCTTCTGTCAAGATCCCCTACATAGTCAGAATCCACATAACCGAGAATCGAAATACCTACACCACCTTTTTGAAAGGTCAAACCAACATCAGAAGCTCCCTTGagatatctcaatatccacttGACAGCTTCCCAATGCCTCTTTCCTGGGTTGGACATGTATCTGCTTACCACACTTACAGATTGAGCAATATCTGGACGTGTGCATACCATAGCATACATAATGCTACCAACTGCACTGGCATAAGAAAACTTTAACATATGCTCCACTTCATCTTCAGACTGAGGCATTTGTAAATCTGAAAGTTTAAAATGATGAGCTAACAGTGTACTCACAGGCTTGCACATATGCATATTGAATCTCTCGAGAACCCTTTCAATGTACCTCTTTTGAGAAAGATGTACAACACCATCTTCTTTTAAAATCTCCATACCAAGAATtttctttgcagctcccaaatccttcatgtcAAATTCCTTACTCAACAGTTCCTTCAAAGCATTTATCTCAGTAATGTTGGTAGTAGCAAtaagcatatcatcaacatacaatAGTAAATAAATCATTGAGTTACCAGACATCTTCTTGTGATACATACAACTATCAAATGCACTCCTTGAGAATTCATGTGTAgtctgataagttggtattttaccaccTTATttattctttaatcttagattgttgttatgttttgattgagaaaatagtgcatttaatgtcttTTACTTCACTTTTAAGGGTTTATATGATTGAGAAATGATCATgaagaaatcaagtgaaaaacaggtcaaaaagaggtcaaagtcaagaaaatgacaaaaatggctaAAACTGCGAAAATGTGACagatttgcaaatatgaaaatatggGCTGTTTTGGTCATATTTTAATGAGGGAATATTGGGAGCTATAAGAGCATGAATTGGGAGAAAATATCATCATCattggccatttcatacaagcttggagagctagggtttcatctacaccattggaggagaagattggagcactttaatgagatatttcttaaacctttcttcaattctttgttttgtattgaatatttaagtgtgtagtattttcttctttcacttgaatcttgtttatgatgttattcattatcaAATGTTGGATTAAATCtattgttatgcttatgtattgaatgatttttatttcaaatgaagtgggtctttgtttctttaattaatctcgttttgaatgattcttaagggagtagctaaccctaagactcgcccatttactttgattgagctcggaagaggaaatctaggttgggaaagattaattaacaagaatttgggtcattaaatccatctaataacttgagctcggaagaggatagttacttgaggttacattgattgtgcctaatatcacactctaaggcttggaaaagcttaaaatgaaattcattgatttggttggaagacttttaatgagattttagaaatcattatttattaacataaacccgctcttagttgtaaaatcataaaatatattggatcgtcacttgagagttccttgtatccatgcttgtggccattgatcattttatttgctttctagttagttttatctttgttagtttttaaatcaaaaaccaaatattgaaaaagtgtttggcttaccttagttggtgataattccttacttgtttaaatctcCTAGTATACTCTTCCTTGTGGGATCAACCTCGACTCATAGTtggggtaaattatattgcatacgactgtGTACACTTCTcgttgaggagtggatttggacgttatcaatttttgCGCTGTTGCCGgagaacaatttggcgtatttgagttagtttgggatttaagcttacttgctttggtccaaacttgtgaatatttgtgtagttattttctttgactttgtttattttcttagtttttgtaaatggcatcatataatgaaaattggtcggatggtagttgttcatactttgatgatcCTTGTCCTTATTgtgaggaccacactcatggtaAAATTGTTTGAAATCTCTCGGGGTGGATTGTGCACACAAttccaaacctatgagtggagtatttgtgataggtgtggtggttaAAATGGTCACtgggataattgtgcttatttgtctTTCCCTTTCCCGAACCCcaactatgacgattctacttttgattttgatgataataGGGATATGGAAGTAGAAGAAgtctcaaatgctcaaaatgagaggaaatgctcatgttggagaccattcTTGAAAAAGAGGAAAAGTTGAACTTAGCACTcgaggacttgaggcaaccacttaatgacttgaggcaagcaattaattgtaatgacaaagctattcacaccttggaggatcaaatgggATTATTGGTTGAGGCTCATAACGCTTAccaacttgagggtgttgaaagtagacaagaaagtgtccaaaacatgaatttctgcatgggtggatttttacaagctttgaacgACTCTCACCATGATGAAGAACTTGAAAAAGTggaaattgtgagccaagattggcttatgaatcaagctcaacaacttggagcCCATGGAGATCACCATGAAGGCATTTCATGGATGATGGAAGATTTTCTTAAattgcatgttgagcaaagtcaagaaatggagctatttgaaattgctatccggGACTTGGAGGCCGAATTAAATGCAAAaattgaggcatgtgatgctcaatatcaaagggccatggatagtagttttgagttggtttccaacgAAGAAGAGGTAaagattgattttcaagagctaatggtgaattgccaaccgaccaacccAAAAAGTGGTAAAGTTAATTCATGTCGTGCCACGACGTTAAATGCGGCGCTTTATGGGAGGCAACCCATATCtcctttatttttaattcaattttGAAATTTTATCTTTTAGATaagttttgtttttatttttgataATTCTACcaagtttcatgatttttgaaATTGATTTAGACATTATTTGGGGTGTTGGAGTGGTTGCATATTGAAAGCACAAGTGCTTCAGGACCATTCTTTGAGCTCAGCAAGACACAAAAGTGCAGCTTGCACCTATTTTTTTGGTCTAGAGGGCTTGTTGTCATTTTTGGTCCAGCAAAGGCAAAAATCAACTTGAAAAGAAAAAAGCCTCTCGTTTGAGCACGTACAAAGTTTTCCATTGCACAATTTGTGCTAAAGTTGCTGGAAACTTGGTCTAAGTTTAAAAGAGCCCCAACCCTTGTGCCAAACCTTAAGGTCATATGTTGTGCTGAGAACTTAAAGGCCCCAGGTATGTCTTTCACTTTTACAGTTTAAAATCATTCCCTTATTTCCTCCTTACTTCAAAACAAAAAAGAGCATGTCCCTACTGTCTCCTTCCACTTTTCACCACGCTGCTTCCCCACAAATTCGAACCATCCTTTCTCGTTTCTCACAGCCACCAGGtaagtctctctctctctccttaaCTCTTCTCCATCGTCTCAATGTTCTCTATCCCTCGCTGTCtctgttacaaaaaaaaaaaaaaatctctttcttttcttttcatgtgATTCTTTCGATATGGACTTTGAGCAAAAATTGTGAAattcttgttgtgttgttggttgatTGAGATGAAGCTATGATTGAAATATAATTCCCAATACTTTGGGAGGGTTGATCACTTACCATTGGTGCTGAAACTAAGCTAATTGTATGATGCctgcatgtcacgacccgactaggggccatgacgggttcccggggctaaccaccgagcaccgctcataccattacccatcgtacacattaagcgttcattcattaattttatactcaaatcataggaaaaccatttctcacttggaaacataattacctttatatacataagcccttcggctatcaaaataatgtacatacaataaggacatcgtgagaccatactacccacacatacgtatctacgagcctctactagagtgctagacatagggatgggacaggaccccgtcgtgcccaaaacatatatatacacaaaagaataaatcaatggcacctccggaacaatggggTACTCTCAAAGtcggctaatagctcctacgagtctggatcacctccctgtctacctgtgggcataaacacagcgtccaaagaaaaaggacgtcagtaccaacattgtatcgagtatgtaaggcatgaatgaaatgaatataatagagaaatcataagacataagatgaagatataacctgcttaacctttaagagtggatgcatttcatacatatatcatcatagcacatacatcatcatatcatatatatcatcattgttaacccgcgtccggtaACCATCatacaccgcccactagtggtggtcgtgtctggccctctaggcacggtgtactcagacgcagcccactagtggtggtcatgtacGACCAttcaggcacggtggaaccataagcagcccgccttagcggtgacatgttcggccattTGGGCAcagtggaatcacaagcag
Coding sequences within it:
- the LOC132602458 gene encoding uncharacterized protein LOC132602458, with the protein product MASLQKLTILVTLISSVLCFFSSQSINANTDFLTQACKSTTEEQLCTDILKNDKQITAAATKELDLGLAIMKKIIPLTKTTHDYTLKKKAENPAYASCEQEWLDMVSGFERILEHTTKNKGFIEDTDDYDFHNVGEAAGRCKTSLEQNKIVDPEINKAGDTVMTLIAAGTQPLSHLKLISEGKIK